The Apodemus sylvaticus chromosome 5, mApoSyl1.1, whole genome shotgun sequence genome has a segment encoding these proteins:
- the Flrt3 gene encoding leucine-rich repeat transmembrane protein FLRT3, translating into MISPAWSLILIGTKIGLFFQVAPLSVMAKSCPSVCRCDAGFIYCNDRSLTSIPVGIPEDATTLYLQNNQINNVGIPSDLKNLLKVQRIYLYHNSLDEFPTNLPKYVKELHLQENNIRTITYDSLSKIPYLEELHLDDNSVSAVSIEEGAFRDSNYLRLLFLSRNHLSTIPGGLPRTIEELRLDDNRISTISSPSLHGLTSLKRLVLDGNLLNNHGLGDKVFFNLVNLTELSLVRNSLTAAPVNLPGTSLRKLYLQDNHINRVPPNAFSYLRQLYRLDMSNNNLSNLPQGIFDDLDNITQLILRNNPWYCGCKMKWVRDWLQSLPVKVNVRGLMCQAPEKVRGMAIKDLSAELFDCKDSGIVSTIQITTAIPNTAYPAQGQWPAPVTKQPDIKNPKLIKDQRTTGSPSRKTILITVKSVTPDTIHISWRLALPMTALRLSWLKLGHSPAFGSITETIVTGDRSEYLVTALEPESPYRVCMVPMETSNLYLFDETPVCIETQTAPLRMYNPTTTLNREQEKEPYKNPNLPLAAIIGGAVALVSIALLALVCWYVHRNGSLFSRNCAYSKGRRRKDDYAEAGTKKDNSILEIRETSFQMLPISNEPISKEEFVIHTIFPPNGMNLYKNNLSESSSNRSYRDSGIPDSDHSHS; encoded by the coding sequence ATGATCAGCCCAGCCTGGAGCCTCATCCTCATCGGGACTAAAATTGGGCTGTTCTTCCAAGTGGCACCTCTGTCGGTCATGGCTAAatcctgtccatctgtctgccgTTGTGACGCGGGTTTCATTTACTGTAATGATCGCTCTCTGACATCCATTCCAGTGGGAATTCCAGAGGATGCTACAACACTCTACCTTCAGAACAACCAAATAAACAATGTTGGAATTCCTTCAGATTTGAAGAACTTGCTGAAAGTACAAAGAATATACCTATACCACAACAGTTTAGATGAATTTCCTACCAACCTTCCAAAGTATGTAAAAGAGTTACATTTGCAGGAGAATAATATAAGAACTATCACGTATGATTCACTTTCGAAAATTCCATATCTGGAAGAGTTACACTTGGATGATAACTCAGTCTCGGCTGTTAGCATTGAAGAGGGAGCATTTCGAGACAGCAACTATCTGCGGCTGCTTTTTCTGTCCCGTAACCACCTTAGCACAATCCCTGGGGGCTTGCCCAGGACTATTGAGGAATTACGCCTGGATGACAATCGCATATCAACTATCTCTTCCCCATCACTTCACGGTCTCACAAGCCTGAAACGCCTGGTTTTAGATGGAAACTTGTTGAACAACCACGGTTTGGGTGACAAAGTTTTCTTCAACTTAGTAAACTTAACAGAACTGTCTCTGGTGAGGAATTCCTTGACAGCAGCTCCAGTGAACCTTCCTGGCACAAGCCTGAGGAAGCTTTACCTTCAAGACAACCATATCAACCGGGTACCCCCAAATGCTTTTTCTTATTTAAGGCAGCTGTATCGACTCGATATGTCTAATAATAACCTAAGCAATTTACCTCAGGGTATCTTTGATGATTTGGACAATATAACCCAACTGATTCTTCGCAACAATCCTTGGTATTGTGGATGCAAGATGAAATGGGTACGGGACTGGTTACAGTCGCTACCCGTGAAGGTCAATGTGCGTGGGCTCATGTGCCAAGCCCCAGAAAAGGTCCGCGGGATGGCTATCAAAGACCTCAGTGCAGAACTGTTTGATTGTAAAGACAGTGGGATTGTGAGTACCATTCAGATAACCACTGCAATACCTAACACAGCATATCCTGCTCAAGGACAGTGGCCAGCTCCTGTGACCAAACAACCAGATATTAAAAACCCCAAGCTCATTAAGGATCAGCGAACTACAGGCAGTCCCTCACGGAAAACAATTTTAATTACTGTGAAGTCCGTCACCCctgacacaatccacatatcctGGAGACTTGCTCTGCCTATGACTGCTCTGCGACTCAGCTGGCTTAAACTGGGCCATAGCCCAGCCTTTGGATCTATAACAGAAACTATCGTAACAGGAGATCGCAGTGAATACTTGGTCACAGCCCTAGAACCTGAATCACCCTATAGAGTATGCATGGTTCCCATGGAAACCAGTAACCTTTACCTATTTGATGAAACTCCTGTTTGTATTGAGACCCAAACTGCCCCTCTTCGAATGTACAACCCCACAACCACCCTCAATcgagagcaagagaaagaaccTTACAAAAATCCAAATTTACCTTTGGCTGCCATCATTGGTGGGGCTGTGGCCCTAGTAAGCATCGCCCTCCTTGCTTTGGTGTGTTGGTATGTGCATAGGAATGGGTCACTGTTTTCACGGAACTGCGCGTacagcaaagggaggaggagaaaggatgaTTATGCAGAAGCCGGTACTAAGAAAGACAACTCCATCCTGGAAATCAGGGAAACTTCTTTCCAGATGCTACCGATAAGCAATGAACCCATCTCCAAGGAGGAGTTTGTAATACACACCATATTTCCTCCGAATGGGATGAATCTGTACAAAAACAACCTCAGTGAGAGCAGTAGTAACCGGAGCTACAGAGACAGTGGGATTCCAGACTCGGACCACTCACACTCATGA